The sequence TTCCCGTCTCCACCGATCCGATGCGAGTCCGTCAGCTCGTCGACGGCCTCCTCGAGAACGCTCTCCGCGCGTCACCGACGGGTTCCGTCGTCTCCGTCGATGTCACGTCGGTGAAGGATGCTCCTGAGCCGGATCCCGCAGGCGAGGGCGCGCAGATCACGGTCAGCGACCAGGGACCGGGTCTCACCGCCGACGACACGGTCGACGCCTTCGAGCGCGGTGTCCTGCACGACCGCTACCTCGGCGGTCGGAAGGTCGGCACGGGGCTCGGGCTCTCCATCGCCGCGCGGCTCGTCGCTCGTCTCGGCGGGACTATCAGCGCGGGGAGAGCCGACGACGGCGGCGCTCTCTTCACGGTGCGCCTGCCCGGATACCGCTCCGGTCTCGAACACGACCGAGTCGCCCGCTGACGGCCTGGGAGACGACTCAGGGACGACCCTCGCGCAGCCGCTCGGCCGCCGTCGTCGCGGCAGCCACCATCCGGTTCAGGAACGCCTCGACGGCGGCGAGATCCTGAGCCGGCGTCTCGTGGAGGGTGGCGCCGATCTCCGCGACCGAGGTCTCGGTGAATGCCCGGGCGCGCTGCTTGGCGGCCTCCGTGGGACGCAGGGTCACCCGACGGCGGTCGGCGTGCTCGCGACTGCGCTCGAGGAGGCCGGCCGACTCGAGGCGATTCACCAGGACGGCGACCGATCCCGAGGTCATCCCGATGCGCTGCCCCAGCCGACCCGGAGAGAGGGGCTCTCCGTCCGAGTCCGCCCAGAGCACCTGCCCGAGCGCCTGAGCGTCCGTGGTCGGGAGATCCATCCACTCGGCCATGTGCTGATTCAGCTCCGCGAAGGCCACGGACCACCCCCGCAGCGCCTCCATCACCCCGACCTCGGACCTCTCCCACGAGGCTTCGAACACGTCCGCCATCATTTACCTTTACTCTGTAGTAACTGTAATCTGTAGTTTATTCACCGAGGAGAGCCATGTCGAACCGAACAGCAGTCATCTCAGGAGCCAGTATCGCGGGCCTGTCCACCGCCTGGTGGCTCAGCCGGACGGGCTGGGAGGTCACCGTCATCGAGCGGGCCGCCCAGTTCCGTGACGGCGGTCAGAACGTCGACATCCGCGGCGTCGCCCGCGACGTCCTCCGGAGGATGGACCTCTTCGAGGCCGTCGCCGCTCGGAACACCACCGAGACCGGCACCGTCCTGGTCGACGCTCAGGGTGCCGTGACCGTCGAGCTCCCCTCGGACGGCGCCGGCGGAGCGACGGCCGAGCTCGAGATCCTGCGGGGCGACCTCGCCCGGACCCTGCTCGACCACCTCCCCGACGACGTCCACTTCGTCTACGGCGACTCGATCGCCGAGGTCGTCGACACCAGCGACGGCGTCGCCGTCCGGACCGCCGGGGGCCTCGACCTCCAGGCCGACCTGCTCGTCGTCGCCGAGGGCGTCCGATCGAGGACCCGGTCGCTCGTGTTCCGCGAAGACGAGGTCGACGTGCGCGACCTGGACGTGACGATGGTCTTCGGGACCATCCCGCGGACACCTGGCGACGACGACCGGTGGCGGTGGCACAACGCCGTCCGGGGCCGCCAGATCCACCTCCGCCCGGACCCGTACGGGACGATCCGCGCGATCCTGGCCTACTCCCCCGGCGACGACGTCCTCGAGGCCGGCCGCGAGCAGATGCTCGCGCTGGTGCGGGCGCGCTACGCCGACGCCGGCTGGGAGGCTCCGCGCATCCTCGACGCGTTCGAGACGTCGCCCGACGTGTACGTCGACCAGCTGCAGCAGATCCGGATGACCACGTGGCACCGCGGACACGTGGTGATGGCAGGCGACGCCGCGTGGTGCGTCACGCCGATGGGAGGCGGGGGTGCGTCCCTAGCGCTGACCGCCGGATACGTCCTCGCCGCCGAGCTGGCCGGATCCGACGAGACCGAGATGGCCCTGGCGGCCTTCGAGGCGTGGATGAGGCCGCTCGTCGAGGACGTGCAGGATCTGCCCCGCGGTCTCAAGGCCTTCGCCTACCCGCAGACCCGGCCCGGCCTCGCGGTCCGCGGAGTCGTCGACCGGCTGATGACCTCGCGCCCGTTCCGGCCCCTGACCGCGAAGCTCACGCAGGTCGCCGAGACAGACCGCGCTCTGCCGGAGATCCGGGCGTTCGGCGGCCGCAGCGGCTAGCGTCTTTCTTCACGGAACAAGGTCGAACGAGGCCGGTCGGGGGACGACATGGACACTGCATCGCCATCAGAGGCAGGCGCCAGAGCGGCAGGCCGGCCGGCGCCGGGCCGGACTGCGCCCGGCCGCCCCGCACCGGGCCGGCAGGCGCCAGGCCGCCCCGCGCCGGCACCGTTCTCGACGGGGAGCGAGCGCACCGTCCGGGTGGAGAGGCTCGTGGGCCGCGCGTTCGCAGCCGCGTGCCTCGTCTTCGGCGCCCAGACGCTCCCGTTCGCCCTCCGCTCCCCGGAGACGATGAACCCGACCTGGGCGTGGACGGTGGGGCTCGTGCTCTACGGAGTGCTCGCGCTCTGCGTGGTCACGGGCGCGCTCGCCCGGTACGTGCGCCCCGCGGCCATCGCCCTCAGCGCCGTGTTCCTCGTGATCGTCGCGACCTGGCCGTTCGCCGCCGTAGACCTGGGCGCGATCCTGCCGACCCAGCCCTGGCCCTGGTACCTCGTCAACGTGGCCACGGGCGCCGCGGCGATCGTTCTGTCGGCCGTCGTCGCCACGGGCTACGCGCTCGTGCTCACGACCGTCTACCTGCTGGTCCGGCTGACCCCTCCCGGCGGCGCCGCCACTGCCGAGGCGGCCGCCCTCGAGAGCGGCTACGCGTTGATCCTCGGGCTCGGGACGGTGCTCCTGATCGCCGTCGTCCGGAGGTCGGCCGCGTCGGTCGACGCGGCGGCGGCTGCGGCCGTCGACAAGTACGCCACCGCGACGAAGGACCACTCGCTGGAGGTCGAGCGCAACGAGGTGGACGCCCTTCTCCACGACAGCGTGATGGCGGCCCTCCTCGCGGGCAGCCGCGCCTTCACACCGACGGAGCGCCGGTACGCGGTCGGCCTCGCGCGGACCTCGCTCGACGTCATCGCCGACACCTCGGGCTCGTCGGGGACCGACAGCGTGCCGCTCACCGAGGTCGGAGCGCGCTTCTCCGCCATGTGCGTCGAGCTGGGCCTCGAGGCGTCGCTGTCGGCGACGGGGGTCGACGGGGCGACCGTGCCCCGAGCGGTCGCCGACGCGTTCTTCGCGGCCGCCCTGCAGGCCCTGATGAACAGCGCGCAGCACGCCGGGACGGACCGCGTCCGCCGCACCGTGACCGCCGCCTGGGACGACGCCCGGCTCACCGTGGTGCTCGCCGACGACGGCGTCGGCTTCGACCCGTCCCGGCCGACGGCACGGCTCGGCATCCAGAAGTCGATCGTCGGCCGTCTCGAGAGCATCGGCGGGACCGCCGCCGTCGACTCGGCGCCCGGGCGGGGCACTGTCGTCACGCTGACCTGGTCCGCGCAGGGCTCAGGACCTGCCGCTCCCGCCGATCCTGCCCCGCGCGGAGTCCGCGCCGAGGGGTGAGAATGGGTGGCTCCCGATTCTCGGAGGGGGCGGGGACGAGGAGATCGTGGAAGACCTGACGGGCGTGCGCGCCCTGGTGACCGGAGGGACCAGCGGCCTGGGTCGCGCGATGGCCGAGGCCCTCGCCGAGGCCGGCGCCGAGGTCGCTGTCACCAGCCGTTCCGCCGAGCGGGCCCGTGCGGCAGCCGAGAGGATCTCGGGCGCCGTCGGCATCGGCATGGACACGCGCGACGAGGAGGCGGTCGCGCAGGGGGTCGACGGACTCCTGGAGGCCTGGGGTCGGATCGACCTCCTGGTGAACAACGCCGGCATCGGCATGCGCACGGTCAACCCCCGCTTCACCACCGAGCCGCAGGGCTTCTGGACCGTCCCCGTCGACGGCTTCCGGGACGTGATCGAGACGAACCTGACGGGCTACTTCCTGGTGGCCCGGGCGGTCACGCCGTCCATGCTCGCCGCCGGCCGCGGCCGCATCGTCAACATCAGCATGAACCACAGCACGATGAACCGGCGCGGCTTCACCCCGTACGGGCCGTCGCGCGCGGGGGCAGAGGCCCTGTCGCGGATCATGGCTGCCGACCTCGCCGACACCCCGGTCCGGGTCAACGTCCTCCTCCCCGGAGGCATCACCGAGACCGGGATGCTCGACGGCGTCGACCTGCCCGCGGGCGCCTCGATACTCCCGGCCTCGGTCATGGCCGCGCCCATCCGCTGGCTCGCCTCGCCCGCAGCCGCCGACGTCCACGACCGGCGCATCGTGGCCTCGGAGTTCGACCCGGAGGCCCCCCGCCGCTGAGTCGAGACGCGACGCGACGCGACGGGCAGCATCCGGGCCGAGCTCACACCCGCCTCACGCCGACGCCCACGGCTCCTCCGAGATCGTCACGGCCTCTCCGGACGCCGCGGCCTCGTTCAGGGCGAGTCCGACGTGGTGGTCGTGCAGGCCCTCGGCGAGCGGGTACGGAGCCGGGCCCTCGTCGCGGGTCCAGGCTCCGACGCGGTCGAGCAGCACCGCGACGCCGATGTCGTCGTCCATGAGGCGTCCGCCCTCGAACTCGTTGCGGAAGGCGACGCGGCCCTCGAAGGTCAGGTGCTGCAGGTCGGCGCCCTCGTAGTTCATCCCGTGTCCGCTGACGACGCGCTCGATGCGGGAGACGACCGGGGTGACCGGATCGGCCATCCTGACCACCGTCTCGTCGTCGATCTCGCCCTTCGACCCGCGGATGCGCAGGTGGTCGGGGCGGAGCGGGTTCCACCACTGGTTGTCGGTGAAGTCGTAGAGGCCCGACCTGCCCTGACCGAAGTCGAGCGTCGACAGGATCGTCGTCGCCTCCTTCTCGTCGGTGGCGCCCGTCCAGCCGTCGGGCGTGATCGGATCGATCAGCGGTGCCCCGAAGGTCCGGCTCGTGACGGTGACGGGCCCCGGGGCGACGTCGAGGAACGACCGCATCATGGCGACCGCGTGATAGAGGTGCGTCGAGCTCACGTGGACCGAGGTCGGCGTCCCGATGACGCCCTCGCGCACGAGATTCAGTCGCGCGGCGTGCAGGGGCATCAGGGCGTACTGCTCGGCGACCTGCACGAGTCCCGCCGATCCGATGTCGGCCCAGAGGGAGCGCATGGCGTCGAGGTCGGGAGCCGGCGGGGTCTCGGTGAGCACCGGGATCCTGCGGTCCACGAGCGTGCGGATCAGCTCGGGCGTCACGCCCCACGGGACGCTCACGATGACGAAGTCGGGGCGCTCCGCGGCGAGGGTCTCGTCGAGGGTGCGGAACGTGGGCACGGCGAAGTCCCGCTCGATATCCGCGCCCGCCTCCGGGCGGCGGGCGAGGACGCCGGTGACCCGGAAGCGCTGGGGCAGGTCGCGGGCGAGTCGGAGGAACACGCCGGCGCGCCAGCCGTTGCCCAGGATCGCGTAGGTGGTCGGGCGGCCGGGCTCGAGCCCCTTGGTGCGGACCGCGGCGGGGGCGGCGCCGAGGCCGCCGGGGGTGTCTGTCGTCATGGGAGGCCCTTCCTGGCTGTCCTCCCTGCTTACCGGGTCGGACGGGGGCCCGCACCCCGGAGAGGCAGCGGAACCCCCGAGCGCCGGGATTCGAGAGACGCTCGGGGGTTCCGCAGTCGGCAGAAGACGGCAGCAGGATCTCAGGCGGTCGGCGCCCCGAAGCCGTTCAGGCGGGCGAGCGTGGCGGGGTAGGCGCCGTTCGCCTCCGCGAATCGGAGCGGGTGCACGGCCTCGACCAGGATCTCCTGCGCGTCGGGCTGCGACTCGATCAGCGAGATCACCTCGTCGGCGAATGCGTCGAGCGGCATGCCGTGCGAGTCGGTCCCGGGCAGCAGGTCGGTCGCGACGGCCGGCGGCACCAGCTCGACGACGCGCACGGACGTGTCCTCGAGCTGCACGCGGATCGCCTCCGAGAGGTTGTGGATGCCGGCCTTGGTCGCGTCGTAGCTCGGCGTGATCGCCAGGGGGACGAAGGCGAGGCCGCTCGAGACCGTCATGATCGTCGCGGCGGGGCGGGTGCGGAGGTGGTCGACGAACTCGGCGATGAGGCGGATCGGGCCGAGCAGGTTCGTCGTGACGACCTCCTCGGCGTCGGCGAGGAAGCCCGCCGGCGAGTGCCAGTCCTCGCTCCGCATGATGCCCGCCATGGCGACCACCACGTTCAGCTCGGGGTGGGCGGCCAGCACGGTCGCGGAGGCCTCCCGGATGCTCTCGCGGTCGGCCATGTCGATGCGGACGGTGTCGAAGCCGTGCTCGGTCTCGAGCTGCGCGAGGAGCTCGGTGCGGCGACCGCCGATGACGACGGTGTTGCCGCGCTCCTGGAGGCGGATGGCGAGAGCGAGGCCGATGCCGCTCGTGGCGCCGGGGATGAAGACGGTGTTCCCTGTGATGTCCATGACTCGAGTCTCGGCTCGTGCGGCTGAGCGGACCAGGGCGCGGTCATCGGGGGATCCGCGGTCCCTGGTTGGGCCCTCAGCGGCGGACCATACTGACCAGGTGGACCGCACAGCCCTCGCCGACTTCCTCTCCCGGCACCGCGACGCCCTCCAGCCCGCCGACGTCGGGCTCTCCCCCGGCGCCCGTCGACGCGTGCCCGGGCTGAAACGCGAGGAGGTGGCGCTCCTCGCGGCGATGTCGACCGACTACTACGCGCGCCTCGAGCAGGGCCGCGGACCGCAGCCGAGCACGCAGATGCTCGCCGCGCTCGCCCGGGCCCTCCGGCTGACCGGCGTCGAGCGCGACTACCTCTACCGCATCGCCGGCCACTCGGCTCCCGACTCCGTCGCCGTGAGCGACCTCGTGTCGCCGTCGCTGCTGCGCGTGCTCGACCGGCTGAACGACACCCCGGCGCTGATCCTGTCGGCCCTCGGCGAGACCCTCGTGCAGAACGACTCGGCGCGCGCCCTGCTGGGCGACGTCAGCGGGTACTCCGGGCTCGAGCGCAGCAGCGTGCACCGGTGGTTCGTCCGGCCCGAGACCGAGCGGTGGCGCTACCCCGAGCAGGATCGCGACCGGGCCGGCCGCGCGCTGGTCTCGATCCTGCGCTCCGCGTACGGCTCTCTGGGGCCGCGGTCTCGCGCGGGCGAGATGGTCGGCGACCTCCTCGAGCGGAGCGCGGAGTTCCGGGAGATCTGGGAGCGGCACGAGGTGGCGCGCCGCTTCGAGGAGCACAAGACGCTGATCCACCCCGAGATCGGACCGATCGAGCTCGACTGCCAGGTGCTCTTCACGGAGGACCAGTCGCAGACGCTGCTCGTGCTCACGGCACCGCCTCGGAGCGAGTCCGACAGCAAGCTGCGGCTCCTCGCCGTGCTCGGGACGCAGACGATCGGCGAGGCGCGCTGACGCGGGCTGCTGCCCTGTTCGGCTAGCGGACGGCCAGCTCCGCCATCTCGGCGACGGTGCGGACGAGCCGCTCGGCGAGCTCGTCGCGCGAGGTGACGGACGGCCCGTGCAGGGCGACCATGAACGCGCTCATGACGAGGGCGACGGCGAGCCCGGCCGTCTCGGCGCCGATGCGGGCCTCGACGGCGGTGAGGATCTGGCCGCGGAACTCGTTCATCCACGCGTGCATCGTCGGGACGAGCTCGGGCCGGAGGTCCATGAGCTCCTTCATGCGGGCCCGGTCTTCCGGGAGGTCGATCGTCTGCGCGACGACCCGGCAGAGGTCGGGCACGATGCCGACGTCGCCCCGACGTGCGTGGAAGCTCTCGAGCACGTCGTCGCGGAGGACGGGCGAGGTCAGGCCGACGGCAGCGGCGGCCTTCGTCGAGAAGTAGTTGAAGAAGGTGCGGGTGGAGACGTCGGCCTCGGCGCAGATCTCCTCGACGGTGACGCCGGCGAGGCCGCGCTCGCGGACCAGCTCCATCGCCACCTCGTGGAGGAGCTGGCGGGTGCGCTGCTTCTTGCGCTCTCGGAGGGTCGAGGTGTCGGCGTCGGCGGTGACGCTCTCGTTCGAGATGTCTGGTGCGGTGGTGGTCACGGGGTTCTTCCGGGTGGGGGTGCGGTGGAAGCGCGGCCCGCCGCCGATGCGACGGGCCGCGCGCGACTCTACCGGCGCCGGGTCGGAACGGAGCCGGTGTTCGGGCCGGTCGGCGATCCTGCGACCGCTGCGGCACCCGCAGCCCGGGTCACGAGGTCGTCGTCGGCCGCGCTGCTGTCGGCCTGCTCCTGGAGCGCCGAGTTCTGGCGGAGCGGCGGCACCTTGAAGAACAGGGACAGGACGAAGGCGAGCAGGACCACGCCGAGGCCGACCCAGTAGATGCTCACGGCCGAGTCGTTGAACCCGGTCATGAACGGCTTGGTCAGACGAGCGTCGGCGCCGTTCAGGAACGACGTGTCGCTGGTGTCGCTCGCCGACGACGAGCCGGACGAGGTGCCCTTGTCGAGCTGCTTCACGAGCGACGGCACGACCTGGTCGACGTAGTGGCCGCGCTGAGCGGAGTCGGACCAGTCGACCGCGAGCCTGCCGTCGACGACGGAGGCGTCGGCCTGCTTCGCGGCGGCAGACAGAGCCTGCGCCTCGGCGTCCGGCTTGGCAGCGGCGACCTGCTGGTCGATGAGACCCTGCGCGGCGCTCGCGGGAACGGCACCGGCAGCGACCTGCGCCTGGATCGCCGCGGTGACCTTCTGGGTCACGGCCGTGTCGGCGGCCGTGGTCGCGGCGGCGGTGCCCTTGTCGAGGCCGGCCTGGACCTGGCTCTTGATCGGCTTCACGATCGGGTTCCAGATCTGCTTCATGACGCCGGCGTTCTGGCTCGACGACGCGACCGACGGGGTCAGCGCGGCGTCGAGGGCGCTGGTGAGGTCCTGCTTGTCGGCCATGGCGTGCAGGATGTTCGTGGGCATCAGCGAGAACAGGACCGACAGCAGCACCGCGGTGCCCAGGGTGCCGCCGATCTGCCGGAAGAACGTCGACGACGAGGTCGCCACGCCCATGTCGCGCGGCGAGACCGAGTTCTGCGAGGCGAGCGTGATGGTCTGCATCAGCTGACCGAGGCCCAGGCCGATGAAGAACATGCCGATCATCAGGAACCAGAGCGGCTTGTCGATCGTCATGAAGGTCAGGACGAAGAAGCCGATGGCCGTGAAGGCCGTGCCGATGACGGGGAAGATGCGGTAGCGGCCGGTCCGCGACACGATCTGGCCGGAGACGATCGAGGCGATCATGAGGCCGCCGATCATGGGCAGCGTGGCGAAGCCCGACTCGGTCGGGGTGAGGCCGGTGACGATCTGCAGGTAGAGCGGGATCGTGAGGAGCGCGCCGAACATGGCGAAGCCGACCAGGAAGCCGAGGAGCGTCGCCATCGAGAAGGTGCCCGAGCGGAACAGCTTCAGCGGGATGATCGCGTCGTCCTTCATCCGCGTCTCGGCGACGAGGAACGACACCAGGCCGGCGAGACCGATCACGTAGCAGGCGATCGCGAGCCCGGAGCCCCAGCCCCAGGTGCGGCCCTGCTCGGCGACGAGGAGGAGCGGAGCGAGCGTGACGATCACCGAGGTGGCGCCCCACCAGTCGATCCTGGGGGCCCGCTTCTCGCCGACCTTCGGGAGGTGCAGGAAGGCCAGGACCATCAGGAGGGCGGCGATGCCGATAGGAACGTTGACCAGGAACACCCAGCGCCACCCGGTGATGAACAGGATCTGGCTGGCTCCCGAGAAGAGTCCGCCGATCAGCGGCCCGATGACGCTCGAGATGCCGAAGACCGCCAGGAAGTAGCCCTGGTACTTGGCGCGCTCGCGCGGAGCGAGGATGTCGCCCATGATCGCCAGCGGCAGCGACATCAGGGCGCCGGCGCCGATGCCCTGGATCGCGCGGAAGCCGGCGAGCATGAGCATCGAGGTCGAGAACGACGACAGCAGCGAGCCGAGCACGAACACGACGATGCCGAAGATGTAGAGCGGGCGACGGCCGAAGAGGTCGGAAAGCTTCCCGTAGATCGGGGTCGCGATGGTCGACGTGATCAGGTAGGCGGTGGTGACCCAGGCCTGCTGGTCGAGACCGTGGAGGTCGTCGCCGATGGTGCGGATCGCGGTGCCGACGACGGTCTGGTCGAGGGCCGAGAGGAACATGCCGGCCATGAGGCCGTAGATGACCAGGAGGATCTGGCGGTGCGTCATGATCGGACGCTTCTCCCCCTCGGGAGCGGTCGCCGCGCGACCGGTGCGCACCTCGGTGGATGCCGTTGCTGTTGACATGGTGTTCTTTCTCGCGAGGACCGACAAGGGCCGAGCGCAGGATCACCTCGGGTGGCGACCGCGCGCGGCAAGATTGTGCAGGTCTGCAAGTTTACGCGATGCGCATGTCTGCATCAACGCAAAAGGACGACATTTTTCTCGAGGGTGACTTCCGTCCTTCGAGCGCTGGCTCAGGGACCCCACTGCTGCCAGGGTGGGCCCATGAGACATGCGCGGAGGATCGTCGCAGCAGCCGCCATGCTGGCGCTCGTCGTCGGGGCTCTCGCCGGATGCGCCACGCCAGCGGTCGACCGCGGAGGCTGCGTGCCGCGGTTCTCGATCGAGCCGGGGGTGGCACGCGTCGGCGACTCCCTCGAGTTCTCTTCCCGGGACGTCTGCGCGGTGGACGTGCCTCGCACTGGCTGGAGGGTTGCGATCCTCGTCCCCGGCAGCGCTGAGGCGCGGGCGACAGTCCGCTCGACAGAGACGTTCGACGGCTCCTGGACGGTGCGAATCGTCGTCCCGCCCGGCGTCCCGGCTGGTCAAGCGTCCGTCACGATCACCAACTGGGACTACTCGTCCTGCCCCGACGGCGCGAGCTGCGCGGGCCCGTCCGCGGAGTTCACCGTCGAGCGGTGAGGGCCTGCCTGTCGCAGCGACGATCCGACTGCCCCCTTGAACCGGCCTTCGAGCCGTCGCGACCCCGAGGAGCTGGGCGAGCGTGATGGCGCCGCTGGCCGATACTCACTTGTAGTACCCTTGGAACATCACGATCGGCCCGCTCGCCTTACGGCTCGGGCCGATTTTCTTTTCTCCGGGGAGGGCCGAGTGGAGTATGCCAAACCATGGCTCTCAATCGAAGACCAGGTTGAGGGGCTCTTTCGCCAGGGCGTGGACGTAGGCGATCGGAACGAGGCCGGCGCTCTTCTGCGCGAGGTCGGCTACTACCGGTTGACCGGGTATCTGTATCCGTTCCGGGAGTCTGAGCGATACGTCGATGACTTCGGGCGTGAACGTGTCCGCGTCCTCAACTCGTACAAGACCGGAGCTCGCCTCCAAGAGGCTGCTGATCTCATCCATTTCGATCGCCAATTGAGGCTGCTCGTACTCGAGGGCGTCGAACGGATCGAGATCGCGCTGCGCATGCGACTCGGGTATTCGCTAGGTAGGGCTTCGGCCTTCGCGCACGAGGACGCCTCCACGTTCGTATCAGCGTTCACGAGGGCGCAGGCGGATGGGAAAGGTACGCAGCTGGCGAGCCGTCACGAGATGTGGCTGCAACGAGTGCGAGAGAGGCAGAACAACTCAGACGAGGCCTTCGTAGCTCATTTCCGCTTCAAGTACGACGACAGGATGCCGATCTGGGCCCTGACCGAGGTTCTCGAACTTGGCCATGTCGCTCGCTTGTACGCAGGACTCCGGAACGACATCGCGACAGAGATCGCCGTGGCTTTCGGTGTCCCCACAAAGCAGCTCATGCAGAGTTGGATCGCCACGCTCAATTACGTCCGGAACCTGGCAGCCCATCACGCTCGACTGTTCAACCGCAAACTCGTAAGCGCGCCCAAGCGACCCAGGGGTGATTCAGTCCCACTCCTCGCTCACCTGACGCAGCGGGAAGCACCGAAGCAGTTCGGCTCATACAGTGCATTGGCGGTCATGGCGTATCTCATGGAGTCAGCACACCCTGGCCGTGACTGGTCCGTCCGCGTCGCTACGCTCCTCCGTGACTTCCCGACCACGAATCACCTCACTGTCGAGTCCCTAGGCGTCGCCGCGGGCTGGCTGGACGAAGACCTGTGGCGACGACGCGCCTGACTCGTGAGTCAGGCGCGTCGCCGCCAGTCAGGCAGAACGATCAGGCGTGGTGCACGGCCCGACGCCGACGGGTGAAGACGGTCAGCGCGATGCCCGCAGCGAGCAGGATGCCGGCGCCGGCGAAAGGGCCAGCCGCGTTCGAGCCGGTGAAGGCGAGTTCGGGCGCGGATCCTGCGCCGCCGGTCCCGGAGCCGGAGCCGACACCCGCGGGGGTGCCTCCACCCGGGACAGCTGCCACGGGACGAGGGGTGGTGACGACGGGGTTCCGGATGACCACGGTGTAGG comes from Frondihabitans peucedani and encodes:
- a CDS encoding Abi family protein is translated as MEYAKPWLSIEDQVEGLFRQGVDVGDRNEAGALLREVGYYRLTGYLYPFRESERYVDDFGRERVRVLNSYKTGARLQEAADLIHFDRQLRLLVLEGVERIEIALRMRLGYSLGRASAFAHEDASTFVSAFTRAQADGKGTQLASRHEMWLQRVRERQNNSDEAFVAHFRFKYDDRMPIWALTEVLELGHVARLYAGLRNDIATEIAVAFGVPTKQLMQSWIATLNYVRNLAAHHARLFNRKLVSAPKRPRGDSVPLLAHLTQREAPKQFGSYSALAVMAYLMESAHPGRDWSVRVATLLRDFPTTNHLTVESLGVAAGWLDEDLWRRRA